One genomic segment of Hordeum vulgare subsp. vulgare chromosome 2H, MorexV3_pseudomolecules_assembly, whole genome shotgun sequence includes these proteins:
- the LOC123427174 gene encoding calmodulin-binding receptor-like cytoplasmic kinase 3, translating into MVATTATEMFLVCFESVCPCFGSKKKDGSEDPVLAKDGNSLSSSEMRSISDRIPSSPLRVPASPSRFSLSSPPSRNDPLNLSLETVIKLTRNFSPALMIGESYFGKAYRMDLQNGLVVAIKRARKEHFASLHAEFKNEIALLKKIEHRNLVQLLGYIDKGNERIVITEFVSNGTLRDHLDGQHGLILGFGQRLEIAIDIAHGLTYLHLYAEKPIIHRDVKSSNILLTEGFRAKVADFGFARIGSTDPGQSEIQTDVKGTAGYVDPEYLRTNYLTVKSDVFSYGILLLEILSGRRPIEVNRGGREKITVRWAFERYNKGNVQEILDPMLTESVNEDILNKIFDVMFQCVAPTRADRPHMKEVVEKLWKIRRDYAKTQNRSEGSL; encoded by the exons ATGGTAGCCACTACAGCTACAGAAATGTTTCTTGTGTGCTTTGAGTCCGTGTGCCCCTGTTTTGGCTCGAAAAAGAAGGATGGAAGTGAAGATCCTGTTCTTGCAAAGGACGGAAATTCCT TGAGTTCTTCTGAAATGAGATCAATTTCTGACAGAATTCCCTCAAGCCCTCTTCGGGTTCCTGCAAGTCCATCTAGATTTTCATTATCTTCACCGCCAAGTAGAAATGATCCATTGAACCTCAGTCTTGAAACGGTTATTAAACTGACACGTAACTTTTCGCCGGCCTTGATGATTGGCGAAAGTTATTTTGGGAAGGCCTACAGAATGGACTTGCAAAATGGTCTTGTTGTGGCTATTAAAAGGGCAAGAAAG GAACATTTTGCTTCTTTACATgcagaattcaaaaatgaaattgCACTACTAAAAAAAATCGAACACAGGAATTTGGTCCAGCTACTTGGATATATTGACAAAGGGAATGAAAGAATTGTCATAACCGAGTTTGTGTCAAATGGCACTCTTAGGGATCATTTGGATG GGCAACATGGGCTAATATTGGGTTTCGGTCAGCGGCTTGAAATAGCCATAGATATCGCCCATGGATTAACTTATCTGCATCTATATGCAG AGAAGCCCATTATACACCGGGATGTGAAGTCATCAAACATTCTACTAACTGAAGGCTTCAGGGCAAAAGTAGCCGACTTCGGATTTGCAAGAATTGGTTCAACAGATCCAGGCCAGTCAGAGATACAAACTGATGTGAAAGGAACAGCTGGCTATGTGGATCCAGAGTATCTGCGGACAAACTATCTGACAGTCAAGAGTGATGTGTTCTCTTACGGCATCTTGCTCCTGGAAATTCTATCAGGTCGTCGTCCTATTGAGGTGAACAGAGGAGGGAGAGAAAAGATTACCGTGCGATGG GCCTTCGAGAGATATAACAAAGGCAATGTCCAGGAGATACTGGATCCGATGTTGACAGAATCAGTAAATGAGGATATACTGAATAAGATTTTCGATGTAATGTTCCAATGTGTCGCCCCTACTCGTGCGGACAGGCCACATATGAAAGAGGTTGTGGAGAAGCTCTGGAAGATACGGAGGGACTATGCTAAAACCCAAAACAGATCAGAAGGGTCTCTTTAA
- the LOC123427175 gene encoding dol-P-Glc:Glc(2)Man(9)GlcNAc(2)-PP-Dol alpha-1,2-glucosyltransferase isoform X1: MGRLAVAAAVAAWAIPIAALVDSIVPDPYMDEIFHVPQAQHYCRGDFLTWDPMITTPPGLYYISLAYLASLFPGAWAIKAAEAFDPLCTTALLRSTNVIMAMVCGVLVHDLLLRIKPGIGKTKATAYAILVALYPVHWFFTFLYYTDVASLAAVLAMYLSCLKKRFWVSALFGALSILFRQTNVIWMIFFAANGAIEYVQDLPLGDCLSDENSELTDKSRTKESDRDNKVSALGLRRRRANHPISKRGVVSGSTKLHTSFTEELFDFAFKLWNSKCKVLITFAPFAIVLVVFVAFIIWNGGIVLGAKEAHVVSPHFAQLLYFGLVSATALLPWHFTPGRVSDLFYWCRKNKTFSSLAMLTALGLSFVAVHLFSIAHPYLLADNRHYTFYIWRKVIQAHWMMKYILIPLYVYSWFSVINILGKSQPRVWVVSFVFSVALVLVPAPLVEFRYYTIPLVILVLNSPVIGHGKLLVLGSAYVAVDLFTLAMFLFRPFHWGHETGTQRFMW; encoded by the exons ATGGGGAGGCTGGCCGTCGCCGCCGCGGTGGCCGCATGGGCTATCCCGATCGCCGCCTTGGTTGACTCCATCGTGCCTGACCCCTACATG GATGAGATATTCCATGTTCCACAGGCGCAGCACTATTGCCGTGGAGATTTCTTAACATGGGATCCCATGATCACCACCCCTCCTGGCCT GTACTACATTTCTTTAGCATATCTTGCTTCTCTGTTCCCTGGTGCATGGGCTATTAAGGCAGCAGAGGCATTTGACCCCCTTTGCACCACGGCACTTCTCCGGTCAACTAATGTTATAATGGCAATGGTTTGCGGTGTTCTTGTCCATGATCTGCTTCTGCGTATCAAGCCAGGAATTGGCAAGACGAAGGCAACTGCTTATGCTATTCTTGTAGCGTTGTATCCTGTTCACTGGTTCTTTACCTTTCTGTATTATACTGATGTCGCATCATTAGCTGCAGTTCTTGCGATGTACCTGTCCTGCTTGAAGAAACGCTTTTGGGTCAGTGCACTG TTCGGTGCTCTCTCAATACTTTTCCGGCAGACTAATGTAATATGGATGATATTTTTTGCTGCCAATGGAGCCATTGAATATGTACAAGATCTTCCTCTTGGTGACTGCCTTTCTGATGAGAACAGTGAACTAACAGATAAGTCAAGGACAAAAGAGTCTGACAGGGATAACAAAGTCAGTGCTTTAGGTTTGAGAAGACGACGAGCTAATCACCCCATAAGTAAGAGGGGAGTTGTTTCTGGATCTACTAAATTGCACACCA GTTTTACGGAAGAACTATTCGACTTTGCCTTCAAGTTATGGAATTCAAAGTGTAAAGTTTTAATCACTTTTGCGCCATTCGCAATAGTTCTGGTGGTATTTGTAGCATTTATAATCTGGAATGGTGGCATAGTACTAG GTGCCAAGGAAGCTCATGTTGTTTCACCACATTTTGCACAGTTATTGTACTTTGGTCTAGTGTCAGCTACTGCCCTCCTGCCGTGGCATTTTACTCCTGGACGAGTATCAGACTTATTCTACTGGTGTAGAAAGAACAAAACCTTCAGTTCTCTGGCAATGCTGACAGCTCTTGGTTTAAGCTTTGTGGCTGTACATTTATTCAG CATTGCTCATCCATATCTTCTGGCTGACAATAGACATTACACCTTCTATATCTGGAGGAAGGTCATCCAAGCTCACTGGATGATGAAATACATTTTGATTCCACTCTATGTGTACTCATGGTTTTCAGTAATCAACATCTTAG GGAAATCGCAGCCGAGAGTTTGGGTGGTGTCCTTTGTTTTTTCGGTTGCTCTGGTTCTTGTTCCTGCCCCGTTGGTCGAATTTAGATACTACACAATCCCATTGGTCATACTGGTTCTCAATTCCCCAGTCATTGGTCATGGCAAATTGCTTGTTTTGGGGTCTGCATATGTTGCTGTTGATTTGTTCACTCTGGCGATGTTTCTGTTCAGACCATTCCATTGGGGCCATGAGACGGGAACACAAAGGTTCATGTGGTAG
- the LOC123427175 gene encoding dol-P-Glc:Glc(2)Man(9)GlcNAc(2)-PP-Dol alpha-1,2-glucosyltransferase isoform X2, whose amino-acid sequence MAMVCGVLVHDLLLRIKPGIGKTKATAYAILVALYPVHWFFTFLYYTDVASLAAVLAMYLSCLKKRFWVSALFGALSILFRQTNVIWMIFFAANGAIEYVQDLPLGDCLSDENSELTDKSRTKESDRDNKVSALGLRRRRANHPISKRGVVSGSTKLHTSFTEELFDFAFKLWNSKCKVLITFAPFAIVLVVFVAFIIWNGGIVLGAKEAHVVSPHFAQLLYFGLVSATALLPWHFTPGRVSDLFYWCRKNKTFSSLAMLTALGLSFVAVHLFSIAHPYLLADNRHYTFYIWRKVIQAHWMMKYILIPLYVYSWFSVINILGKSQPRVWVVSFVFSVALVLVPAPLVEFRYYTIPLVILVLNSPVIGHGKLLVLGSAYVAVDLFTLAMFLFRPFHWGHETGTQRFMW is encoded by the exons ATGGCAATGGTTTGCGGTGTTCTTGTCCATGATCTGCTTCTGCGTATCAAGCCAGGAATTGGCAAGACGAAGGCAACTGCTTATGCTATTCTTGTAGCGTTGTATCCTGTTCACTGGTTCTTTACCTTTCTGTATTATACTGATGTCGCATCATTAGCTGCAGTTCTTGCGATGTACCTGTCCTGCTTGAAGAAACGCTTTTGGGTCAGTGCACTG TTCGGTGCTCTCTCAATACTTTTCCGGCAGACTAATGTAATATGGATGATATTTTTTGCTGCCAATGGAGCCATTGAATATGTACAAGATCTTCCTCTTGGTGACTGCCTTTCTGATGAGAACAGTGAACTAACAGATAAGTCAAGGACAAAAGAGTCTGACAGGGATAACAAAGTCAGTGCTTTAGGTTTGAGAAGACGACGAGCTAATCACCCCATAAGTAAGAGGGGAGTTGTTTCTGGATCTACTAAATTGCACACCA GTTTTACGGAAGAACTATTCGACTTTGCCTTCAAGTTATGGAATTCAAAGTGTAAAGTTTTAATCACTTTTGCGCCATTCGCAATAGTTCTGGTGGTATTTGTAGCATTTATAATCTGGAATGGTGGCATAGTACTAG GTGCCAAGGAAGCTCATGTTGTTTCACCACATTTTGCACAGTTATTGTACTTTGGTCTAGTGTCAGCTACTGCCCTCCTGCCGTGGCATTTTACTCCTGGACGAGTATCAGACTTATTCTACTGGTGTAGAAAGAACAAAACCTTCAGTTCTCTGGCAATGCTGACAGCTCTTGGTTTAAGCTTTGTGGCTGTACATTTATTCAG CATTGCTCATCCATATCTTCTGGCTGACAATAGACATTACACCTTCTATATCTGGAGGAAGGTCATCCAAGCTCACTGGATGATGAAATACATTTTGATTCCACTCTATGTGTACTCATGGTTTTCAGTAATCAACATCTTAG GGAAATCGCAGCCGAGAGTTTGGGTGGTGTCCTTTGTTTTTTCGGTTGCTCTGGTTCTTGTTCCTGCCCCGTTGGTCGAATTTAGATACTACACAATCCCATTGGTCATACTGGTTCTCAATTCCCCAGTCATTGGTCATGGCAAATTGCTTGTTTTGGGGTCTGCATATGTTGCTGTTGATTTGTTCACTCTGGCGATGTTTCTGTTCAGACCATTCCATTGGGGCCATGAGACGGGAACACAAAGGTTCATGTGGTAG
- the LOC123427176 gene encoding trafficking protein particle complex subunit 2-like, translating into MASTACFVIVSKNDIPIYEAEVGSAPKKEDLAYHHQFILHAALDVVQDLAWTTNAMFLRSVDRFNDLVVSVYVTAGHTRFMLLHDSRSEDGIKSFFQEVHELYIKIFLNPLYLPGSRIASSHFDTKVRALARKYL; encoded by the exons ATGGCAAGTACAGCATGTTTCGTGATTGTAAGTAAGAACGACATCCCAATATATGAAGCAGAAGTTGGATCCGCACCAAAG AAAGAAGATCTGGCTTATCACCATCAGTTCATCCTACATGCTGCGTTAGATGTTGttcaggacctagcatggaccacAAATGCAAT GTTCCTGAGGTCGGTTGATAGATTTAATGATCTTGTGGTGTCTGTTTATGTAACCGCCGGTCATACTAGATTCATGCTGCTCCACGATTCACGCAGCGAGGATGGAATAAAAAGCTTTTTTCAAGAGGTCCATGAACTTTACATCAAG ATATTCCTCAACCCGCTGTATCTGCCTGGCTCTCGCATCGCATCGTCTCATTTCGACACCAAGGTGAGGGCTCTCGCAAGGAAGTATCTGTAG